Within Sphingobium sp. KCTC 72723, the genomic segment GCATGAGCATGATCTGGCGGCTCGCCCTGCGCGATCTGGATCAGGCATGGCGATCGGCGGGCCTGTGGCTGCCGGTCGCCTTCCTGCTGCTCGTCGCCAGCCTCTATCCCTTTGCCGTGGGACCGGACCTTGCCCTGCTGCGCCGCACGGGCGGGGGCATGTTGTGGATCGCCGCGCTGCTCGCGAGCCTGTTGCCGGTCGACCGACTCGTCGCGCCGGACCGGGACGCAGGCGTGCTGGACCAGATCGCCCTGCGCGGCATCAGTGAGGAGACAGTGGTGATCGCCCGCCTGATCGCGCACTGGCTGGGATTCGGCCCGCCGCTGATGATCGCCACCTTGCCTGCCGCTGCGCTGCTCAAGCTGGATGGGGCGACGATATGGACGTTGGAGGCCGGGCTGCTGATCGGCACGCCCGCGCTCGCCGCGCTCGGCCTGCTGGTCGCCACCTTGACGGCGGGTCTGCGGTCCAGCGGCGCGCTGGCCGGGTTGCTGGCGCTGCCGCTGGCGGTGCCGCTGCTGATATTCGGCGCGGGGACATTGGGCGACGGCAGCGGGGCTGCGTTCAAATTTCTGGGTGCCGCTTCCCTGTTGCTGGTTGCGATAACCCCCTTTGCGGGCGGGGCCGCGATCCGCGCCGGGCGGGAATAGCGCGGCGGCTTCCGCCTTTCGCCTGCCTCGACATTGCTGCGCCCTTCCGCCAAAGGCAGCGCCATGATCGGCATCATCGCTTCTGTCCTGTTCATCCTCATCTGGTCGACCGGCTTCATCGTGGCGCGCGCGGTCGTGCCGCATGGCACACCCGAACTGGTGCTGGCGATCCGCATGACGCTCAGCACGCTGCTGCTGGCGGGCGCGGCGCTCTATGCGCGGCAGGCATGGCCGCGTGGCCAGCGGCTTGCGCTGCATCTGGCGGCGGGCGCGATGCTGCACGGCGTCTATCTGACCGTCAGCTGGTGGGCGGTCAGCCATGGGATGCCCGCAGGCATCATGTCGCTGCTGGGCGCGACCCAGCCGCTAATGGTCGCGGTCGCCAGCGTCGGATTGCTGGGCGAACGACTGCCGGGGCGCAGCTGGGCGGGACTGGCCATCGCCATTACTGGCGTCGCCTGCGTTCTGCTGCCCGCGATCGCGCGGACCGGCGCCGGGTCGATCAGCCTGATCCCGGCAATCGCTGGCGTCGTCGCGATTATCGGCATGACCGGCGGCACGCTGATCCAGCGGGGCAAGCTGGCGGGCGACCCGATATTGGTGTCGGGCGCGGTGCAAAATCTGGGCGGCGCGCTGGTCGCCATCTGCGCGACGCTGGTCATCGGCGAATGGCGCTGGGACAATTCGCCCATTTTGTGGATTGCGCTAAGCTGGTCGGTGCTGGGCCTGTCGGTTGCGGGCCTCAGCCTGCTGGTCTGGCTGGTGCGCCATCAAGGGCCGACCCGTATGTCCATGTTGCTGTTGCTGGTGCCGCCGCTCGCCGCGATCGAGGCTTGGGCGCTGTTTGGCGAACGGCTGGGCGCTGTGCAACTGATCGGTTTCGCGTTGGCGCTGGGCGGCGTGCTGCTGGGCCGGTCCCAGGCCAAAAAGCCCGACACTACCGAGCCAGCCTAAAAATTCAGGCGTCGCGCAGCCGTTCATGATGGCGGATCACTTCGTCGATGATGAAGCGCAGGAATTTCTCGGTGAAATCGGGGTCCAGCTTCGCGTCGAGCGCCAGTTGGCGCAAGCGGGCGATCTGGCGCTCCTCCCGCCCTGCGTCGGCGGGAGGCAGGCTGTGAGTCGCCTTATACTCGCCCACCGCCTGCGTGACCTTGAACCGTTCCGCCAGCATGAACACCAGCGCCGCGTCGATATTGTCGATGCTTTCGCGATAGCGCTGCAATGTATCGGTCACGTCTTGTCCTCCGGTCGATCGTCGCGCTTTTTGCGCCATCCGGCGGCGCGCGCAAGCCATTCCCGCTTGCCATCTGCATTTTGTCCGGCCAAGGGACGCAGGTCATGACAGCACCTGCCCCCGGTAACGTCCACCCCATCGCCCGCGCGCCCGACGCGCCGATCGCTGCGCCCTCGCTCGACCCCATCATGGCGCTCGTCGCCGATGGCATGGATGCGGTGAATGTCGTGATATTGGACAAGATGCAGTCGCGCATCCCCCTGATCCCCGAACTGGCCGGGCATCTGATCGCGGGCGGCGGCAAGCGATTGCGGCCGATGCTGACGCTCGCCTGCGCCGACCTGGTCGGCTATCGCGGGTCGAGCCACTATATCCTGGCCGCTGCGGTCGAATTCATCCACACCGCCACGCTGCTGCATGACGATGTGGTTGACGGATCGGGCCTGCGCCGGGGCCGCAAGACCGCCAACATCATCTGGGGCAACAGCGCCAGCGTGCTGGTGGGCGATTTCCTCTTCTCCCGCTCGTTCGAGCTGATGGTGGAAGCGCAATCGCTCAAGGTTCTCAAGATTTTGGCCAACGCATCGGCGGTAATCGCGGAGGGCGAAGTCAACCAGCTGACTGCCCAGCGCAACATCGACACCAGCGAAGCCCAATATCTCGACATCATCGGGGCCAAGACGGCGGCTTTGTTCGCTGCCGCCTGCCGCATATCCGCCGTGGTCGCCGACCGCGACAACGCGCATGAACAGGCGCTCGACACCTATGGCCATAATCTGGGCATCGCGTTCCAGCTGATCGACGATGCGATCGATTATGAATCGGACGGCGCGACCATGGGCAAGGACGCGGGCGACGATTTCCGCGATGGCAAGGTGACGCTGCCCGTCATCCTCGCCTATGCGCGCGGGTCGGACGAGGATCGCGCCTTCTGGAAGGCCGCCATCACGGGCCACCGCATCAGCGACGATGATCTGGCCCATGCCACTGGCCTGTTGCGCAGCACCGGCGCGATCGCCGACACGCTGGCACGCGCGCGCCTCTATGGTCAAAAGGCGATCGACGCGCTGGCTATGTTCGACGATGGCGCGGCAAAAGCGGCGCTGAGCGAAGCCGTCGCCTTCGCCACCGCCCGCGCTTATTGAGGATATCGGTTACGTCCTTCGTTCCCCTCATCGTTCGGGCGAAGCGTGTCGAACGGGAATGAATAGGCCGTAGTCGCATGATACTGACCCCCGAAACTCTGGGCTTCCTGATGGCCGCCGCACTGATGGCGGGCTGTATCGACGCGATGGCGGGCGGCGGTGGCCTGATCACCCTGCCCGCGCTGATGGCGGCGGGCATCCCCCCGGTGCAGGCTGTGGCGACCAACAAGCTGCAAAGCTGTTTCGGCACGTTCGGCGCATGTGTCGCCTATGCCCGGCGCGGACACATGGACCTTAAAACCTACAAGGGTCCGGTGATTGCCGCCTTTGTCGGATCGGTCGGCGGCGCATGGCTGCTCCAGCGAGTCGATCCGTCGATCCTTGCCGGGCTGATGCCTGCGCTGCTCATCACCATCGCGGCCTATTTCACTTTTTCACCCAAGCTGGGCGATGCCGACCGGCACGCCCGCGTTGGCATCGCCGGGCTTTCGGGCCTGGTCGGGGTCATCGGCTTTTACGACGGTTTCTTCGGGCCGGGTGCAGGGGCTTTCTACACCACCATTTTCCTCGCGCTGGGCGGCCTGTCGATCCTGCGCGCCACGGCCCAGACCAAGGCGGCGAACTTCGCCAGCAATGTCGCAGGGCTGCTCACCATGGTCGCGGGCGGTCATGTGCTGTGGATCGCGGGCCTGACCATGGCGATCGGCAGCATCGTCGGCGGTCAGGTGGGGTCACACCTGGCCATGCGCTTTGGATCGCGCCTCATCAAACCGTTGCTGATCGTCATGTCGCTGGCGCTGACGGCCAAGATGCTGATCGACCCGAAAAACCCGATCCACATCTATCTGTGGGGCTGATCCTGCACCAGATTGGCCACACGCCGATGGAGTTCGTCCACCGCAAACGGCTTGGTCAGCACTTCCATCCCATGTTCGATATGCCCGTGGTTCAGCACCGCATTTTCCGCATAGCCGGTCACGAACAGCACGCGCAAACCGGGGCGTAGCGTCCGCGCCGCATCCGCCACCCGTTCAGCCCGCCCGGCAATCCAACGTCGGTAACCAGCAGGTCGATCCGCGCGCGCGATTGCAAAATGCGCAGCCCCGCCGGCCCGTCACCCGCCTCCAGACAGGCATAGCCCATGTCGCTGAGCGCATCGACCATCAGCATCCGCACCGACGGTTCGTCGTCGATGACCAGCACGGTCTGCCCGGCTTCTGCTTCGGCGACCGGATCGGCAATGTCGGCGACATCCTCCTCCTCATCGCCCCGGTGGCGCGGCAGGTAGATGCACACCATCGTCCCCTGCCCGATTTCGGAATAGATGCGCACATGGCCATGGCTCTGCCGCGCAAAGCCATAGACCATCGACAGGCCAAGGCCCGTCCCCTGCCCCATCGGCTTGGTCGTGAAAAAGGGATCGAACACCCGGTCGAGAATCGCCTTTTCGATGCCCGTTCCGGTGTCGCTGGTGCAGACAGTCACATATTGGCCCGGCACCAGCCCATGGTCGCGCGCCGTGCGTTCATCCAGCCAGCGATTGGCCGTCTCGACGGTGATCGTGCCGCCGTCCGGCATCGCGTCGCGCGCATTGATGCACAGGTTGAGCAGCGCATTTTCCAACTGGTTGGCGTCCACCAGCGCGGGCCACAGGCCGCCCGCCGCGATCGTCTGCACCTCGATCTGTGGGCCGACCGTGCGGCGCACCAGTTCGGCGAAATCGGTCAGCAGCCGGTTGATGACGATGGGCCTGGGCGTCAGCGTCTGGCGCCGGGAAAAGGCCAGCAGCCGGTGCGTGAGCGCAGCGGCGCGCCGCGTCGCCCCCTGCCCTGCCGCCAGATAGCGTTCGACATCCGCCGCCCGCCCCTGCGCCAGCCGCATCCCGATCATTTCGAACGCGCCGGAAATCCCTGCCAGCAGATTGTTGAAATCATGGGCAAGCCCGCCGGTCAACTGCCCCACAGCTTCCATCTTCTGCGCCTGGCGCAGCGCGGCCTGCACTTCCTCCTGCTCCTCCAGCGCCTGCGCGATTCGCGTTTCCAGCGTTTCGTTCAACAGGCGCAGCGCCTTTTCCGCGCGAATACGGTCCGTCACATCCTTGAACAGGACAGCCACCTTCCTGTCTTCGAACGCACCGATGCGGAAGGAAGAGACTTCGAGGAAACGGCCCGTCGCCACCAGTTCGCGCTGGAACCGGATCGGTTCGCCACTATGCAGCACGCTGCCATAAAATTCGACCCAGCCATCGGCTTCGTCCGGCACCATCTCACGCAATTTCTGGCCGACGACATTGGGGATACCGGCATTGCGTTCATAGGCGGCATTCGCCTCGACATGGATATAGTCGCTCAGTGGTCCATGCGGCCCATCGAAAAATTCGATGATGCAAAAACCTTCGTCCATCGTCTCGAACAGCGCACGATAGGCGTCTTCGCTTCCCGTCAAACCCGACATTCCCGGCCTTCTCCCGCTGCGCTGTCCGCTTGTCGTCCTTCGCACGGGGGCGCCGACCGATAGTTATGTTGTGCGCGTAACGTCCGAAACTGCAACTGTTTCCCCGGCAACCAGATATTCCCGCCGCTTGCGATTTTCGGGCAATGGCGCGACAGGGAAGGCCATGACCGCGCTTCCCATCCTTGCCGTGCTGCCCGACCTGCTCGCCGCGTTGCGCACAGGCAGCAATGCCGTGCTGGTCGCCCCGCCGGGCGCTGGCAAGACGACGGCGGTCGCGCCTGCATTGCTGGACCAGCCATGGTGCGACGGGCAGGTCTTGCTGCTTTCGCCCCGTCGCCTCGCCGCGCGCGCGGCGGCGGAACGCATCGCCGAAATGCTGGGCGAACAGCCCGGCTGCACGGTCGGCTATGCCACGCGGATGGACAGCAAGATGTCGGCGCGCACCCGCCTGCTGGTGCTGACCGAGGGCATTTTCGTGCGGCGGATACAGGACGACCCGGAGCTTTCGGGCGTATCGGCGGTATTGTTCGACGAAGTGCATGAGCGCAGCCTGGACAGCGATTTCGGGCTGGCACTGGCGCTGGACGCACAGGAAGCGCTGCGCCCCGACCTGCGCATCGTGCCGATGTCGGCGACGCTGGACGGCGCGCGCTTTGCCGCACTGCTTGCCAATGACGAACGATCCGCGCCGGTGATCGAGAGCGAGGGGCGGATCCAGCCGCTGGAATTGCGCCACATCGGTCGTAACGCGGAGAAGAAGATCGAGGATGAAATGGCCGCCGCCATTCGCCGCGCGCTAAGCGAAGAAGCGACGGGCGACCTGCTCGCTTTTCTGCCCGGCGTGCGCGAAATTGAGCGCACCGCCGAACGAATCGAAGGCAGCGGCTGCGAGGTCCATATGCTGCACGGCTCGCTCGACCCCGGCGCGCAGCGGGCTGCGATCCGCCCCGCCCGCTCCGGCGCACGGAAAGTCATTCTGGCCACCAGCATCGCCGAAACCAGCCTGACCATCGATGGCGTGCGGATCGTGGTGGACAGCGGCCTTGCCCGGCGGCCCCGCTATGACCGGGCGGCGGGCGTCACCCGGCTGGTGACCGAACGCGCCAGCCAGGCATCGGCCACACAGCGCGCGGGCCGCGCCGCGCGGCAACGGCCCGGCGTCGCATACCGCCTGTGGGAAGCGGCGGCCAATGCGGGGATGCTCCCGTTCGACCCACCCGAAATCCTTGAAAGCGACCTGTCGAGCCTGCTGCTCGATTGCGCCTTATGGGGGGTAAGCGACCCGACGACGCTGCGCTGGCTCGACCCGCCACCCGCCGCCGCCATCGCCGAAGCCCGCGCGCGGCTGACCGTGCTGGAGGCGCTGGACGATGACGAACGCATCACGGCGCATGGCAAGGCGCTGGCGAAACTGCCCTTGTCGCCGCGTATCGCCCATATGCTGGTGCGCGCGGGCGAACGCGGCATGGCGCAGACGGCGGCGGAAGTCGCGGTGTTGCTGGGCGAACGCGGCATCGGCGGACAGGACACCGACCTGACGCTGCGCCTGCAACGCTGGCGGCGCGAAAGCGGCAAGCGGGCGGATGCGGGCCGGGCTTTGGCGAAACGCTGGGCGCGCCTCGTCGGGGGAGCGTCGCCGCAAAGCGTGACGCAGGATACCGGCCTCTGCCTCGCGCTCGCCTTCCCCGATCGCGTGGCCAAACGCCGCTCCGCCGATGGCGCGGACTGGGCCAGCGTGGGCGGGCGCGGCTTTCGGCTCGATCCGCTCTCTCCACTGGCGCAGGAGGAATGGCTGGCCGTGGGCGAAGTGCAGGGCAGCGCGGCGGGCGCGCGCATCCTGTCCGCTGCGCCGATCGCCGAAGCCGACGTGCTGGCGCTGTTTCCCGACCGTATCGCCACGACTCGCACCGTCCGCTTCCGCCCCGCCAATGGCGGCATCGAAGCGCTGCGCGAACGGCGATTGGGGGCGGTGCGGCTGTCCTCCGGCTCCGACGACCGGCCCGATCCCGACGCCGTGGTCACCGCGCTAATCGACGGCGTGCGGCAGGGTGGCCTTGGCCTGCTGCCCTGGTCGGACGCCGCCCTTTCATTGCGCATAAGGGCGACCTTTGCGAACTTCCAGCCCTTGTCCGACGATGCGTTGATCGCCACGCTCGACGACTGGCTCCCCACCCTGCTGGCGGGCAAGCGCCGCCTGTCCGACATCGACCGATCGCAACTGTCCGGCGTGTTGGACGGCCTGATCGGTTGGGACGGCAAGCAACAGGTCGATCGCCTCGCCCCGCCCGATTTCCGTTCCCCCGCTGGCAGCACCCACGCCATCGATTATGCCGCCGAAGGCGGCCCGCGCGTCGAATTGCGGGTGCAGGCGCTTTACGGCCTGTCGGACCACCCCACCGTGGGCAGCGAACGCATCCCGCTTGTCCTTTCCCTCACCTCCCCCGCCGGACGCCCGATCCAGACGACCCGCGACCTGCCGGGCTTCTGGGCAGGTAACTGGCGCGACGTGGCCAAGGAAATGCGCGGGCGTTATCCGCGCCACCCCTGGCCCGACGATCCCGCCGGGGCCAGCGCGACATTGCGCACCAAAAACGCCGATGCCCGGACCCGCTCTTGACTTGACCGCGCCCGCTGGTGCAACGCAGCATGACGATTTACGGAGTCCCATCGCGATGACCGCGCGCATATACCAGAACCAGAAGAACGCCCTCCAATCGGGCAAGGCACTGACCCATAAATGGGTGCTGGAATATGCGCCTGCGGAAGCCAAGCAGGCCGACCCGCTGACCGGCTGGGCCGGTTCGGGCGATACGCAGCAACAGGTGAAGCTCAGCTTCCCGTCGCAGGACGCGGCGATCGCCTATGCCGACAAACAGGGCATTGCCTATACCGTCATAGCGACCCCCGCCAAAACGCTGAAATTGCAGGCCTACGCCGACAACTTCCGGTAACGGCACGCCAACATGGTGCAATTTCGGGCGCGATGCTGCCCGATTACTGCCTTATTCCCTTGCCAAAGAGCCGCCTTGAGCGGCAAAAGCCGTGCTTTGGCGGAAAGACAGAAGTACAAATGACGGATCGCACCGAAATTTTCGACAGCATCGCGGCGCAAGTCGCTCCCTTCAACAAGAAGGGCGTCGAACTGACCGAGGCCACCAGCTTTGCCGGCGACCTGGAATGGGACAGCCTGACCGTCATGGACTTCGTCGCCGCGATCGAAGACGAATTTGACATTCTGATCACCATGAACATGCAGGCGGAAATCGAAACCGTCGGCCAATTGGTCGATGCTGTCGCCAAGCTGAAAACGCAACAATAAGAACAACACCCGTTCGCCCTGAGCGAAGTCGAAGGGCATCGCTGAGCGAAGGCGAAGCAAAGAGCCTCGGCTCCGCTCGGACAAGGGCTTCGACTTCGCTCAGCCCGAACGGTTTTGGGATAAATGAGATCATGACCGACGCCGCCACGCCGACCCGCGACCTTTTCTCCAAATTCGATCCCCTGATCGCCGAGCGCGAAGCGTTGCTGGCGACCGGCGTGCGCGACCCCTTTGCCATCGTGATGGAACAGGTGCTGTCGCCCACCCGCGCAATCATCAAGGGCAAGGAAACGATACTGCTCGGCACCTATAATTATATGGGCATGACCTTCGACCCGGATGTGGTCGCAGCGGGCAAGCTGGCGCTGGACGATTATGGCGCTGGCACGACCGGCAGCCGCGTGCTGAACGGCACCTATCAGGGCCATGCCGAGGTTGAGACCGCCCTGCGCGAATTTTACGGCACCAGCGGCGCGATGGTCTTTTCGACTGGCTATCAGGCCAATCTGGGCGTCATTTCGACGCTGGCGGGCAAGGGCGACTATGTCGTGCTGGATGCCGACAGCCATGCGTCCATCTATGACGGCTGCTTCCTGGGCGACGCGGACATCGTGCGTTTTCGTCACAACAGCGTCGAGGATCTGGACAAGCGGCTGGGTCGCCTGCCCGCCGACGCGCTGAAACTGGTGGTGCTGGAGGGCGTCTATTCGATGCTGGGCGACATTGCCCCGCTGCCCGCCATGGTCGCGGCGATCCGCAAGCATCCCAATTGCATGATCCTTGTCGATGAAGCCCATGGCATGGGCTTTTTCGGTGCCAATGGCCGGGGCGTCTATGAGGAACAGGGCGTCGAGGACGATGTCGACTTCGTCGTCGGCACCTTTTCCAAATCGGTCGGCACGGTCGGCGGTTTCTGCGTCTCCAACCATCCCAAGTTCGAGATATTGCGGCTGGTCTGCCGCCCCTATGTGTTCACCGCGTCGCTGCCGCCCAGCGTCGTCGCGACTGCCGCGACCAGCATCCGCAAGCTGATGCACGCAGGCGAAAAGCGCGCGCATCTGTGGAAGAACAGCAAGCGGCTGCATCAGGGGCTGACCGATCTGGGCTTCAAGCTGGGGACGGCCACGCCGCAATCGGCGATCATCGCCGTCATCCTGACCGATCAGGCACAGGCGGTCGCGATCTGGCAGACGCTGCTGGAACTGGGCCTGTACGTCAACATGGCCCGCCCGCCCGCAACCCCGGCCGGCACCTTCCTGCTGCGCTGCTCGCTATGCGCGGACCATAGCGATGAGCAGGTCGAACAGATTATCGGCATGTTCGAAACGGCGGGCAAGGCGACGGGTGCGATTGGCTGAATCCGTGGCGCGCGGGATCAACGTGCGCTGATGGAACTTTTCAACGACCCTGTTTCGTCTTGATGGCTGCTGGGATAGTGTGAAGGACGATGGCAGACAGCGACAGCATGGATGGTGACGACAAAGGGTGGCGCGCAGCGGCGCGGCGCCTGTTGCCGTTGCTGATCGTTATCCTGCTGATCGGATCGCTCGGCGCGCTGCTCTACAGCGCCAGCAGCGCGTCGCAGGACCATGATCGCGCTCTGGCCGAACAGCGGCGCAGTTTCCAGATCATCGTGCTGGCACGCGCGTTCGAGGCGCGCACCGCCCGCGCCGAAGTGACGCTGGCCCGCTATGTCATCAGCCTGGACCCGGACACTGGCCGCCTGTTTCAGGACCAGTGGCGGTCCGCCGCCACGCTGCTCAAGACGCTGACCTACGCCACTCGGTCGACCGGATGGCAACGCGGTAATGTGGAAGCGTTGCAATATGCGTTCGAGCAGCGCGGCAAGACGCTGAACGAAATCGGCCTGCGCACTACCTATGACCAGAAGATGTCGGCGCTGGGCCGCTTCCATCAGGCGGGCA encodes:
- a CDS encoding heme exporter protein CcmB, which produces MIWRLALRDLDQAWRSAGLWLPVAFLLLVASLYPFAVGPDLALLRRTGGGMLWIAALLASLLPVDRLVAPDRDAGVLDQIALRGISEETVVIARLIAHWLGFGPPLMIATLPAAALLKLDGATIWTLEAGLLIGTPALAALGLLVATLTAGLRSSGALAGLLALPLAVPLLIFGAGTLGDGSGAAFKFLGAASLLLVAITPFAGGAAIRAGRE
- a CDS encoding DMT family transporter, whose product is MIGIIASVLFILIWSTGFIVARAVVPHGTPELVLAIRMTLSTLLLAGAALYARQAWPRGQRLALHLAAGAMLHGVYLTVSWWAVSHGMPAGIMSLLGATQPLMVAVASVGLLGERLPGRSWAGLAIAITGVACVLLPAIARTGAGSISLIPAIAGVVAIIGMTGGTLIQRGKLAGDPILVSGAVQNLGGALVAICATLVIGEWRWDNSPILWIALSWSVLGLSVAGLSLLVWLVRHQGPTRMSMLLLLVPPLAAIEAWALFGERLGAVQLIGFALALGGVLLGRSQAKKPDTTEPA
- a CDS encoding chorismate mutase, producing the protein MTDTLQRYRESIDNIDAALVFMLAERFKVTQAVGEYKATHSLPPADAGREERQIARLRQLALDAKLDPDFTEKFLRFIIDEVIRHHERLRDA
- a CDS encoding polyprenyl synthetase family protein, coding for MTAPAPGNVHPIARAPDAPIAAPSLDPIMALVADGMDAVNVVILDKMQSRIPLIPELAGHLIAGGGKRLRPMLTLACADLVGYRGSSHYILAAAVEFIHTATLLHDDVVDGSGLRRGRKTANIIWGNSASVLVGDFLFSRSFELMVEAQSLKVLKILANASAVIAEGEVNQLTAQRNIDTSEAQYLDIIGAKTAALFAAACRISAVVADRDNAHEQALDTYGHNLGIAFQLIDDAIDYESDGATMGKDAGDDFRDGKVTLPVILAYARGSDEDRAFWKAAITGHRISDDDLAHATGLLRSTGAIADTLARARLYGQKAIDALAMFDDGAAKAALSEAVAFATARAY
- a CDS encoding TSUP family transporter; protein product: MILTPETLGFLMAAALMAGCIDAMAGGGGLITLPALMAAGIPPVQAVATNKLQSCFGTFGACVAYARRGHMDLKTYKGPVIAAFVGSVGGAWLLQRVDPSILAGLMPALLITIAAYFTFSPKLGDADRHARVGIAGLSGLVGVIGFYDGFFGPGAGAFYTTIFLALGGLSILRATAQTKAANFASNVAGLLTMVAGGHVLWIAGLTMAIGSIVGGQVGSHLAMRFGSRLIKPLLIVMSLALTAKMLIDPKNPIHIYLWG
- the hrpB gene encoding ATP-dependent helicase HrpB, whose product is MTALPILAVLPDLLAALRTGSNAVLVAPPGAGKTTAVAPALLDQPWCDGQVLLLSPRRLAARAAAERIAEMLGEQPGCTVGYATRMDSKMSARTRLLVLTEGIFVRRIQDDPELSGVSAVLFDEVHERSLDSDFGLALALDAQEALRPDLRIVPMSATLDGARFAALLANDERSAPVIESEGRIQPLELRHIGRNAEKKIEDEMAAAIRRALSEEATGDLLAFLPGVREIERTAERIEGSGCEVHMLHGSLDPGAQRAAIRPARSGARKVILATSIAETSLTIDGVRIVVDSGLARRPRYDRAAGVTRLVTERASQASATQRAGRAARQRPGVAYRLWEAAANAGMLPFDPPEILESDLSSLLLDCALWGVSDPTTLRWLDPPPAAAIAEARARLTVLEALDDDERITAHGKALAKLPLSPRIAHMLVRAGERGMAQTAAEVAVLLGERGIGGQDTDLTLRLQRWRRESGKRADAGRALAKRWARLVGGASPQSVTQDTGLCLALAFPDRVAKRRSADGADWASVGGRGFRLDPLSPLAQEEWLAVGEVQGSAAGARILSAAPIAEADVLALFPDRIATTRTVRFRPANGGIEALRERRLGAVRLSSGSDDRPDPDAVVTALIDGVRQGGLGLLPWSDAALSLRIRATFANFQPLSDDALIATLDDWLPTLLAGKRRLSDIDRSQLSGVLDGLIGWDGKQQVDRLAPPDFRSPAGSTHAIDYAAEGGPRVELRVQALYGLSDHPTVGSERIPLVLSLTSPAGRPIQTTRDLPGFWAGNWRDVAKEMRGRYPRHPWPDDPAGASATLRTKNADARTRS
- a CDS encoding ETC complex I subunit, with protein sequence MTARIYQNQKNALQSGKALTHKWVLEYAPAEAKQADPLTGWAGSGDTQQQVKLSFPSQDAAIAYADKQGIAYTVIATPAKTLKLQAYADNFR
- a CDS encoding acyl carrier protein, which codes for MTDRTEIFDSIAAQVAPFNKKGVELTEATSFAGDLEWDSLTVMDFVAAIEDEFDILITMNMQAEIETVGQLVDAVAKLKTQQ
- the spt gene encoding serine palmitoyltransferase — translated: MTDAATPTRDLFSKFDPLIAEREALLATGVRDPFAIVMEQVLSPTRAIIKGKETILLGTYNYMGMTFDPDVVAAGKLALDDYGAGTTGSRVLNGTYQGHAEVETALREFYGTSGAMVFSTGYQANLGVISTLAGKGDYVVLDADSHASIYDGCFLGDADIVRFRHNSVEDLDKRLGRLPADALKLVVLEGVYSMLGDIAPLPAMVAAIRKHPNCMILVDEAHGMGFFGANGRGVYEEQGVEDDVDFVVGTFSKSVGTVGGFCVSNHPKFEILRLVCRPYVFTASLPPSVVATAATSIRKLMHAGEKRAHLWKNSKRLHQGLTDLGFKLGTATPQSAIIAVILTDQAQAVAIWQTLLELGLYVNMARPPATPAGTFLLRCSLCADHSDEQVEQIIGMFETAGKATGAIG